Proteins from a single region of Starkeya sp. ORNL1:
- the drmA gene encoding DISARM system helicase DrmA, translated as MTSSLDVRTRIASAFRRDLVGPGPDPEDFDLASERLNENPSRWYLTGFLAPADDELALDGAEDGDASAEAEELEIEGGEADADGAGGAAGDNEEPEAPNARRRFLPSSVGLTVLLDPDIREIEALVSWGDYRTEPPMDKALLLPDAEGELDPEKKPRRPQVEWVRAPKERRFTLAVQDGRAGPFIVPDSAAEQLPGGGLCLETHSRVFTFPTPDGQVERVRALTVFLVNRRSRAHRFYADVGYAFQARLELKSKAGFRPRRDLSGMTSNDADLQIADLHYRDVCEWAVGRNAAAAWPRDQETAGDVKRVWTDPLPLAEVERVAPNEGEPLKSAVTFGMEALADLASGDGSALRSALEALPKLYGDWITAQRAISLTSPRRRQTADDLIRDMETAKARIGAGLEVLATEPLARQAFGFMNLAVARAARRRNAGPQGDPAAQRAPAWRPFQLAFILLNLSGLADNRHPDRETADLLFFPTGGGKTEAYLGLAAFTIAMRRLKAPGVLGAGVAVIMRYTLRLLTLDQLARAAGVVCALELMRTDPANVNERGRKVLGDWPIEIGLWVGSDASPNKLGRTGEADQTTAVGRVRRYRLGQDKRAPAPIKACPWCGTAFTPESFSCTPSNAAPTNLEIRCVNDRCDFTRNRPLPILTVDEPIYRRLPAFLIATIDKFAALPWVGETGAFFGHVNRFDPNIGFYGAAEPGHGRPLDNGWKLDPPDLIIQDELHLIAGPLGTVAGLYECAIDQLAERTRDGKRIRMKIVASTATVRRASDQIAALFDRQTTSIFPPPGPDRSDSFFAVTVPTSKDPARLYMGIAAQGRGPKLVFLRALTTLLAAAQAAYQADPPKDGKASPADPYMTALCYFNALRELGGARRIVEDEVRDRARRYGDERRRVVPHDQPFGDRPIREPMELTSRVSTDQVALAKQRLEAGFLGQAETVDVALATNMISVGLDITRLGLMVVQGQPKTAAEYIQATSRVGRDHNRPGLVVAVLNLHKPRDRMHFEHFGQYHRTFYRAVEATSVTPWAARALDRALAAVVVSAARHLDAGLTYETSVVDLAANPDVMAAVRNFIVIRAPPSAVAGGSAALRAMIEQVFADWVSTAHDQAAGGNTFAYARKKSPHRLLHQPLEPEIENLTPAHARFVAGRSMRDVEPSVRMKVKDPYGSPIANADDV; from the coding sequence ATGACCAGCTCGCTTGACGTCCGTACCCGCATCGCCAGCGCCTTCCGCCGCGACCTGGTCGGTCCTGGTCCTGACCCTGAGGATTTCGACCTCGCCAGTGAGCGGCTGAACGAGAACCCTTCGCGCTGGTATCTCACCGGCTTTCTTGCGCCGGCCGACGACGAACTGGCGCTCGACGGGGCCGAAGACGGTGACGCTTCGGCCGAGGCAGAAGAACTGGAGATCGAAGGCGGCGAGGCTGACGCCGACGGCGCTGGCGGGGCGGCAGGTGACAACGAGGAGCCCGAAGCGCCCAACGCCAGGCGGCGCTTCCTGCCGTCTTCCGTCGGTCTGACCGTACTACTCGATCCTGACATCCGTGAGATCGAAGCCCTCGTCTCCTGGGGGGACTATCGCACCGAGCCGCCCATGGACAAGGCGCTGCTGCTGCCCGATGCGGAGGGCGAGCTGGACCCCGAGAAGAAACCGCGGCGTCCGCAGGTCGAATGGGTTCGCGCGCCCAAGGAACGTAGGTTCACGCTAGCCGTCCAGGACGGGCGGGCCGGACCGTTCATCGTACCGGATAGCGCCGCGGAACAGCTGCCCGGCGGCGGCCTGTGCCTGGAAACCCACTCGCGGGTCTTCACATTCCCAACGCCCGATGGGCAGGTCGAGCGGGTGCGGGCGCTGACGGTCTTCCTGGTCAACCGCCGCTCGCGCGCCCACCGCTTCTACGCGGACGTCGGCTACGCCTTCCAGGCGCGCCTGGAGCTGAAGAGCAAGGCGGGTTTCCGCCCGCGCCGCGACCTCTCCGGCATGACGTCGAACGACGCGGACCTGCAGATCGCCGACCTGCACTATCGCGACGTCTGCGAATGGGCCGTCGGGCGCAACGCCGCCGCCGCTTGGCCGCGTGACCAGGAAACGGCGGGCGATGTGAAGCGGGTCTGGACCGACCCGTTGCCCCTGGCCGAAGTGGAGCGCGTGGCGCCGAACGAAGGCGAGCCGCTAAAGTCCGCCGTGACCTTTGGCATGGAGGCGCTGGCTGATCTGGCCAGCGGCGACGGGTCGGCGCTGAGGTCGGCGCTCGAGGCTCTGCCCAAGCTCTATGGCGACTGGATTACAGCCCAACGGGCCATTTCGCTGACGTCGCCCCGCCGCCGCCAGACCGCGGACGATCTGATCCGGGACATGGAGACGGCGAAGGCTCGGATCGGCGCCGGCCTCGAGGTCCTCGCGACCGAACCGCTCGCGCGCCAGGCCTTCGGCTTCATGAACCTCGCCGTGGCGCGCGCCGCCCGTCGCCGCAACGCCGGGCCGCAGGGTGATCCGGCGGCGCAACGCGCACCCGCTTGGCGGCCATTCCAGCTGGCCTTCATCCTGCTGAATCTCTCGGGCTTGGCCGACAATCGCCACCCCGATCGGGAGACGGCGGACTTGCTGTTCTTCCCGACGGGGGGCGGCAAGACCGAAGCCTATCTGGGCCTCGCGGCCTTCACCATCGCCATGCGGCGGCTCAAGGCTCCCGGCGTGCTGGGCGCGGGCGTCGCGGTGATCATGCGCTACACGCTGCGCCTCCTGACCCTCGACCAGCTGGCGCGCGCCGCAGGCGTCGTCTGCGCGCTCGAACTGATGCGCACGGATCCCGCGAACGTGAACGAACGCGGCCGGAAGGTCCTCGGCGACTGGCCGATTGAAATCGGCCTTTGGGTCGGATCGGACGCCTCCCCGAACAAGCTCGGCCGGACCGGTGAAGCCGATCAGACAACGGCCGTGGGCCGCGTGCGGCGCTATCGGCTCGGTCAGGACAAGCGGGCGCCGGCACCGATCAAGGCCTGTCCCTGGTGCGGTACGGCTTTCACGCCGGAGTCGTTCTCCTGCACGCCCAGCAATGCGGCGCCCACCAACCTGGAAATCCGCTGCGTCAACGATCGGTGCGACTTCACCCGCAACCGCCCTCTGCCGATCCTTACGGTAGATGAGCCAATCTACAGGCGCTTGCCGGCCTTCCTGATCGCGACAATCGACAAGTTCGCGGCCTTGCCTTGGGTCGGCGAAACAGGCGCCTTCTTTGGCCACGTCAACCGTTTCGATCCGAATATCGGGTTCTATGGCGCGGCCGAGCCAGGACATGGACGGCCGCTCGACAACGGCTGGAAGCTCGATCCGCCGGATCTGATTATTCAGGACGAGCTGCATCTGATCGCTGGACCGCTGGGAACGGTGGCGGGCCTATACGAATGCGCCATCGACCAGCTCGCCGAGCGGACCCGTGACGGCAAGCGCATCCGCATGAAGATCGTGGCCTCCACCGCCACGGTGCGGCGCGCGTCCGACCAGATCGCCGCCCTCTTCGACCGGCAGACGACCAGTATCTTTCCGCCTCCCGGGCCCGACCGGTCGGACAGCTTCTTCGCCGTCACCGTGCCGACCTCGAAGGATCCGGCGCGTCTCTACATGGGCATTGCCGCGCAAGGCCGGGGTCCGAAGCTCGTCTTCCTGCGAGCGCTGACGACCCTGCTCGCCGCGGCTCAGGCGGCCTATCAGGCGGATCCTCCGAAGGACGGCAAGGCCAGCCCCGCGGACCCGTACATGACGGCGCTCTGCTACTTCAACGCGCTGCGGGAGCTGGGCGGCGCGCGCCGGATCGTCGAGGACGAGGTTCGCGACCGGGCGCGGCGCTATGGCGATGAACGCCGCCGGGTTGTTCCGCATGACCAGCCGTTCGGCGACCGGCCCATCCGCGAGCCCATGGAGTTGACCTCGAGGGTCTCGACTGATCAGGTCGCCCTCGCCAAGCAGCGCCTCGAGGCAGGGTTCTTGGGCCAAGCCGAGACGGTCGACGTGGCGCTCGCTACCAACATGATCTCGGTCGGCCTCGACATCACGCGCCTCGGCCTAATGGTGGTGCAAGGCCAGCCGAAGACCGCCGCTGAATACATCCAGGCGACCAGCCGCGTCGGTCGCGATCACAACCGGCCCGGACTGGTGGTCGCGGTGCTCAATCTCCACAAGCCGCGCGACCGAATGCATTTCGAGCATTTCGGCCAGTACCATCGTACCTTCTACCGCGCGGTCGAAGCGACCAGCGTCACGCCCTGGGCGGCCAGGGCGCTGGACAGGGCGCTCGCGGCGGTGGTCGTCTCTGCTGCCAGGCACCTCGACGCCGGCCTCACCTATGAGACATCCGTCGTCGACTTGGCGGCCAACCCCGATGTCATGGCCGCTGTTCGTAACTTCATCGTGATTCGTGCGCCGCCATCTGCGGTCGCCGGCGGCAGCGCCGCTCTGCGCGCGATGATCGAGCAGGTCTTCGCCGACTGGGTCTCAACAGCGCACGATCAGGCAGCGGGCGGGAACACCTTCGCCTATGCGCGGAAGAAGAGTCCTCACCGGCTCCTGCATCAGCCTCTGGAGCCGGAGATCGAGAATCTGACGCCCGCACACGCGCGCTTTGTCGCCGGTCGATCCATGCGCGATGTCGAGCCCTCGGTCCGCATGAAGGTCAAAGACCCCTACGGGTCCCCCATTGCCAACGCGGATGACGTCTGA
- a CDS encoding DUF1998 domain-containing protein, with amino-acid sequence MAKNAQRLSQLVSTFGPGAMIDLPTRSVVVGGLERWDMSGGSFSVISEPRLSSRLEKLLQDQGRLGAGVSLTLRTPPKELDAQRSGSAGVDAPVFPKWFICETVEDVGIGEGARASRRRRLVRWNDLDSKGRRRFEFDDGRKSDVTPIRFVCACDNGHLDDINWRYAVHGPDVCAEAMYIEEKGTSADPADTSVVCGCTRRLSLQDLFQPGRLGKCQGQRPWLLDRDPDGCDQNLKLLTRTATNTYFPQVYTVISLPTEEDELSRLVENLAGELAKATTVEHIAAAKMFNSKVEATLGPYANSDILERLLRLRENAQSDLGRPPQVAEFDVFASGRGEIGHNAPDAKLYAQTVPPEQWRNESVGVDLSSINNLVAVHRLREVSCLYGFTRFEAAPASVDGDFEDIQLAVRGAPLSQGADWLPAIEQFGEGIFIHFDETKIADWLQCAEVQARQVKLLAGYDHWRKRFTATPPSYPGTPYVLLHSLSHALMSEIALDCGYPASSLKERIYAVPSRQNPGAYDRCGILIYTATPGAQGTLGGLVATAPRFASLLKNALARLTICSSDPVCADHEPDDRSGDRATHGAACHSCLLISEPSCERRNLFLDRSLLVRTMSDDGAELFGEIT; translated from the coding sequence ATGGCCAAGAACGCGCAACGTCTCAGCCAGCTCGTCTCCACCTTCGGCCCCGGAGCCATGATCGACCTTCCCACGCGGTCCGTCGTGGTCGGCGGCCTTGAGCGGTGGGACATGAGCGGGGGCAGTTTCTCGGTGATCTCCGAGCCACGGCTATCGAGTCGGCTCGAAAAGCTCCTGCAGGATCAGGGCCGGTTGGGGGCCGGCGTGAGCCTCACCCTGCGGACGCCGCCCAAGGAGCTCGATGCGCAGCGGAGTGGCTCCGCAGGCGTCGATGCGCCGGTGTTCCCCAAGTGGTTCATCTGCGAAACGGTGGAGGACGTGGGAATCGGCGAGGGCGCGAGGGCTTCGCGCCGGCGCCGACTGGTCCGCTGGAACGATCTCGACAGCAAGGGGCGGCGGCGGTTCGAGTTCGACGATGGGCGCAAGAGCGATGTCACGCCAATTCGCTTCGTCTGCGCCTGCGACAACGGCCATCTCGACGACATCAACTGGCGGTACGCAGTTCATGGTCCTGATGTCTGCGCCGAGGCGATGTACATCGAGGAAAAGGGCACGAGTGCGGACCCCGCGGACACCAGCGTTGTGTGCGGCTGCACCCGGCGGCTTTCGCTGCAGGATCTCTTCCAGCCCGGCCGGCTCGGGAAGTGCCAAGGTCAGCGCCCCTGGCTCCTGGACCGAGATCCGGATGGCTGCGACCAGAACCTGAAGCTGCTCACCCGGACCGCGACCAATACCTACTTCCCACAGGTCTATACTGTCATCTCGCTGCCGACGGAGGAGGACGAGCTCTCTCGCCTCGTCGAGAACCTCGCGGGCGAGCTTGCCAAGGCCACGACGGTCGAGCACATCGCCGCGGCGAAGATGTTTAATTCAAAGGTCGAGGCGACGCTCGGCCCCTATGCTAACAGCGACATCCTGGAGCGCCTGCTGCGCTTGCGGGAGAACGCACAGTCCGATCTTGGCCGCCCCCCGCAGGTCGCTGAGTTCGATGTCTTCGCCAGCGGCCGGGGTGAAATCGGCCACAACGCGCCAGACGCGAAGCTCTACGCGCAGACGGTGCCACCAGAGCAGTGGCGCAACGAGAGCGTCGGGGTCGACTTGTCCTCAATCAACAATCTCGTTGCGGTGCATCGCCTCCGCGAGGTGTCATGCCTGTATGGTTTCACTCGATTTGAAGCTGCACCCGCCAGTGTGGACGGCGATTTCGAGGACATCCAGTTGGCGGTGCGGGGCGCTCCCCTTAGCCAAGGCGCGGACTGGCTGCCGGCGATCGAGCAGTTCGGTGAGGGGATCTTCATCCATTTCGATGAGACGAAGATCGCTGACTGGCTCCAGTGCGCAGAGGTGCAGGCTCGACAGGTCAAGCTCCTGGCGGGCTACGATCACTGGCGGAAACGCTTTACCGCAACGCCACCGTCCTATCCAGGCACGCCGTACGTACTGCTCCACAGCCTGTCCCACGCACTGATGAGTGAGATCGCGCTTGATTGCGGCTACCCCGCCAGCTCCTTGAAGGAACGGATTTACGCGGTGCCGAGCCGCCAGAATCCCGGCGCGTATGATCGTTGCGGAATCCTGATCTACACCGCAACACCCGGCGCGCAGGGAACCTTGGGCGGCCTGGTCGCCACCGCGCCAAGGTTCGCATCACTTCTGAAGAATGCTCTCGCAAGACTGACGATCTGCTCAAGCGATCCTGTCTGCGCTGACCACGAGCCCGATGACCGAAGCGGTGACCGAGCGACGCACGGCGCTGCGTGCCATAGCTGCCTATTGATCTCCGAACCCAGTTGCGAGCGCCGAAATCTGTTCTTAGACCGCAGTCTACTAGTCCGGACGATGTCTGATGACGGCGCTGAGCTGTTCGGGGAGATTACTTAG